In Nostoc edaphicum CCNP1411, the sequence AACACCAGAAGGTTAAATCTACAAATTCTGGCATTAATAAATATACAGTTACATTCTTGCTATTTTCTTGTTTTTGTTTTACACATTTTTGTAAATGTCCTTCTAACGGAAGTTGTAAATCACTTTGAAACTCTAGACTTTTCTGCAAATGCTTTGGATAATCTTGACGTTCGGGTAATATTTGGATGACTGTTCTCAGATTATTCGGTTGAGTTTTGGAATTATTTTCTCCCTGAACTTGAGGATTAGAATTCAGACTAATTTCTAAATCTTTGATAGATTTAAATATATCATCTATCTTTTTTAAAGATGTAGCTAATTTCTTTTTTCTATCTTTATCCAGGCAAACTTGATCAGTAATTTTCTTATCAATATTACTCAGGGATTGTTTGAAATTTAAAATTGCTGAAATAGCTATGTATAAAGACACTGGATTTAAATCCCAGTCTTTAAATAAGTTTGTTTCCTGTTCTGCTTGAGAAGAAATACTAGATTTTTCCCACAACTTTTGCTGAGAAGATTTATTCTTTTTAGCATTAATACTTAATTTATTATTCCCTTGTTGATTATTTTCTTGACGGATATAGTTAACGTATTCAGATTTATCGAACCATTGATCTAGCTTATCTAATACGTCTCTTACAGCTTTTTCAAGATTTCTATGTTTAGCTAAAGGAGAAATTAGTTGAGCAACCAATTTAACTATCATATCAATTGCTCGTTTCAAGGCACCTCGGTGTTTGGCGAGATCAGAATTAACACTATCCGTAGCTTTTGGAATTATTTTTTCATTAACAAAATGTTCAGGTTTCAATTCAGAAATTTCAAAAACCCTTAAGATTATTTCATAAAGGGTTATGGGTATTGTTGAGGATGCAGGTAAAACTTCCCGTTGCTGTTGTTTTTTGAGCGCAACTAAGTCACTTAATACTTGTAAGGTTTTTGTGCAATCAATATCATCCCTTTCTATTTCTATTTCATATCTAGCTTGAAATGATTTTATAGCTGTATCTGTCTGCCGACTAGAATACCCTGTTACTTGTCCATCAAATTCTCCTAACTCACATAAAAGCTGCTGTACTTTTTTAAGTTTATCATTACCGAAAGATTTTTTTGCTTGTGCATTATATATATTATCTAGTCTTCTCTTTGTCTTTTCGTCAACTATTCCATCAACTATTCCATCAACACGAGCAACCTTTGAAGGCTCATATTGTCTTTTAAATTCTTTAACTGCATCCTCTGTTAGATAGTCAAAGAATCCTTTTATTGCCCCGTTATTTTCTCCTAAATTTTTGAGATAGCCTAGTTTATTGAGTTTTATCTGAATGTCTTTAATTTCTGGATCAAACATTCCAAATTTTTTAATTGTTTTTTCCGTGCTTTTAGCTTTAGAAGTTTCTTCTGTTTTTTGAAGTTTTAAGATTTCTAAAACTTGGTCTAAAGTATAGAGTGTTACTTGATCTACAACACTATCAACATTGTCATCTGAGATAATTGAGAGACCAAAAATACTCTTGAATCGTTTTACTGCCTCCTTTGTATTTTCACCAAAATAACCATATTCTATATAACCATGTTCCATATAATCTGATTTTGAAAAATCATCTACAAATTTACTAATATTTTGTGTCTCAGTTCCAAAAATATGCTTATATTTGGTAAATTCCAGCAACTTCTGTTGAAGATTATAGACTTCTTGCCCTGCACAACCATGAGCTAAAAATATCTGTTCTTTAAGAGCTTTAGCATTGACTAATTTGAAACCTTTATTTATCTTTTTCTGAAAATTGTTGAACTTTGAGGCGAGTGTCTCGTCGAGAGTTGAACTTAGTCCATTTTTTATTAAATTTAATAACTCAAACAATTCTTCTATACTGTTTTGGGAATCATTATCATTATTTATCTGTATATCTTGGACTGTGATCATTAACTTTTGATTGATTTCGTCCATGCGATAGTCTCTAAAATCGGGGTAGTCTGGTACCCAGCCTGTTGATTTTTTATACACAGTGATGCCCTCTCAGATTTATGCTCTTATGCTTATCTATCGTTTTGGTTTTTTTTATGCAAAAAAATAGTTAAGATTTATTACTTTTCTTGAAGCATTTGACCACTTGAAATAATAGTGAAAATTGTCGAAATCAATATTTAGCCTGAGTTTGAACTCCTTCACACAGATTGCGATCGCTTTGACTCACATTCGGGTTATTCTTCAGATAATCATGCAGCCAATCGCACCCACGCCCCATCAAATTATCTAGGGTGAGATTTTCTACATTCCACAAAATAGCTGTACCATCTTTACTGCCAGAAACGAGAGTCTTACTGTCAGGGCTGAAACTGATCCCATTGACCTCACCACTGTGACCAGTAAGAGTAATAATCAAAGTCTGGTCTTTGTGCCAAAGCTTTACCGTTCCGTCATCACTAGCAGTGGCAATCATCTTGCCGTCAGGACTAAAAGTTACTTGCCAGATTGCAGCACTATGCCCATCAAGACTAGCGATCGCACCACCATCAAGCTGCCAAAGTTTTACTCTATTATCTGCGCCAGCACTAGCAAGGGTCTGACTATCAGGGCTAAAACTGACGCTGTAGACAGAAGCGCCATGCTTTAAAATCTTGAGTAACTGACCTTGCCGATTCCAGAGTTTCACTTCCCCGTCATTACTACCAGTGGCAATCATCTTGTCGTCTGGACTAAAACTGACGCTATAGACAGTAGCGCTATGGTCTAAAGGTCTTAGCAACTGACCCTGGCGATTCCAAAGTTTCACTGTTCTATCTTGACTAGCGGTGGCAATCATTTTGCTGTCTGGGCTGAAACTCACACTATGAATGCGAATGCGATCGCCATGCTTAAAAGTCTTGAGTAGCTGACCTTGCTGATTCCACAGTCTCACAACCCCTTCGTCTAAACTGACGGCGGCAATTATCTGACCATCTGGGCTAAAATTCACATCCCAGATTGTGTAGTCATTGATCTTCAGCGATTTAATCTCCTTACCCTGCTGATTCCAGAGTTTCACCGTCCCGTCATCACTGGCGGTGGCG encodes:
- a CDS encoding peptidoglycan-binding protein; amino-acid sequence: MYKKSTGWVPDYPDFRDYRMDEINQKLMITVQDIQINNDNDSQNSIEELFELLNLIKNGLSSTLDETLASKFNNFQKKINKGFKLVNAKALKEQIFLAHGCAGQEVYNLQQKLLEFTKYKHIFGTETQNISKFVDDFSKSDYMEHGYIEYGYFGENTKEAVKRFKSIFGLSIISDDNVDSVVDQVTLYTLDQVLEILKLQKTEETSKAKSTEKTIKKFGMFDPEIKDIQIKLNKLGYLKNLGENNGAIKGFFDYLTEDAVKEFKRQYEPSKVARVDGIVDGIVDEKTKRRLDNIYNAQAKKSFGNDKLKKVQQLLCELGEFDGQVTGYSSRQTDTAIKSFQARYEIEIERDDIDCTKTLQVLSDLVALKKQQQREVLPASSTIPITLYEIILRVFEISELKPEHFVNEKIIPKATDSVNSDLAKHRGALKRAIDMIVKLVAQLISPLAKHRNLEKAVRDVLDKLDQWFDKSEYVNYIRQENNQQGNNKLSINAKKNKSSQQKLWEKSSISSQAEQETNLFKDWDLNPVSLYIAISAILNFKQSLSNIDKKITDQVCLDKDRKKKLATSLKKIDDIFKSIKDLEISLNSNPQVQGENNSKTQPNNLRTVIQILPERQDYPKHLQKSLEFQSDLQLPLEGHLQKCVKQKQENSKNVTVYLLMPEFVDLTFWCSPVEDQGSLDSCTAHAGVALMEYFEKRSFDRYVDASRLFLYKATRNLMHRKGDAGASLRETMRAMALFGVPPEEYWPYQEDKSDEEPTPFCYSFGQSYQALKYFRLNPLGTTENILLFRIKTALAAGFPCAFGFTMYYSIEDLNPSGYIPYPVKNDKVKGGHAVVAVGYDDHKVIENADGSRCSQGALLIRNCWGTRWGEGGYGWLPYDYVLKGLTNDWWSLLKSKWFETGHFGLEANDWVSNLGGGPTDGTPEEKPKPPGN